From Phycisphaerae bacterium, the proteins below share one genomic window:
- a CDS encoding DUF692 domain-containing protein, with protein sequence MIQLAGKTLPSLGAGIGLRRQHFTEIIERKPTVRWFEVIPENFLNRGGFCADALRKIAANYTLVAHGVSLSIGSTDPLDMDHLRSLKRFCDDINSPWFGDHLCFTMVDHVNLNDLIPLPFTEETVHHVAERSRIVQDVLERPFLLENVTYYMAPSRSHMTEDQFITNILEEADCGLLLDVSNVLLNSKNHGFDPVAFLDSIPLHRVGQVHLAGFERQGDILLDTHARPVDAETWELYRRVLERIGPTSALVEWDAEIPTLDRLLQEADMAQTLMDEVTSVSAG encoded by the coding sequence ATGATCCAACTCGCCGGAAAAACGCTCCCCTCCCTCGGCGCCGGCATCGGTCTCCGCCGCCAGCACTTTACCGAGATCATCGAACGCAAGCCGACCGTCCGCTGGTTCGAGGTCATCCCCGAGAACTTCCTCAATCGCGGCGGCTTCTGCGCCGATGCGCTGCGAAAAATCGCCGCGAACTACACGCTCGTCGCCCATGGCGTCTCGCTCTCCATCGGCAGCACCGACCCGCTCGACATGGACCACCTTCGCAGCCTCAAGCGGTTCTGCGATGACATCAACAGCCCCTGGTTCGGCGACCACCTCTGCTTCACCATGGTCGATCACGTGAATCTCAACGACCTTATCCCCTTGCCGTTCACCGAGGAGACCGTCCATCACGTCGCCGAGCGGTCGCGGATCGTGCAGGACGTCCTTGAGCGGCCCTTCCTCCTCGAAAACGTCACCTACTACATGGCCCCGTCGCGCTCGCACATGACCGAGGACCAGTTCATCACCAACATCCTCGAAGAGGCCGACTGCGGACTGCTGCTCGACGTCTCCAACGTGCTGCTCAACTCCAAGAACCACGGCTTCGATCCCGTCGCGTTTCTGGATTCGATCCCGCTTCATCGCGTGGGTCAGGTCCACTTGGCGGGCTTCGAGCGGCAGGGGGATATCCTGCTCGACACGCACGCCAGACCGGTCGACGCCGAGACGTGGGAGCTGTACCGCCGCGTGCTGGAGCGGATCGGCCCGACCTCCGCCCTGGTCGAATGGGATGCCGAGATCCCGACGCTCGATCGCCTCCTGCAAGAGGCCGACATGGCCCAGACGCTCAT